The following coding sequences are from one Ruminococcus flavefaciens AE3010 window:
- a CDS encoding glutamine synthetase III, with protein sequence MEKVTEYFGSMVFDERVMKATLSEKVYKSLKRTIDRGTPLDISVANAVAAAMKDWAIEKGATHYTHWFQPMTGVTAEKHDSFITPAPDGRVIMEFSGKELVKGEPDASSFPSGGLRATFEARGYTAWDPTSYAFIKDGTLYIPTAFCSYTGEALDKKVPLLRSMEALNKQAMRVLKLFGNESVRSVRTSVGPEQEYFLVDREMWKKRKDLIMTGRTLFGAMPPKGQEMEDHYFGSIKSRVSEYMADLDKELWKLGILAKTKHNEVAPAQHELAPIYKTTNIAADHNQLTMEVMKKVAERHGLVCLLHEKPFEGVNGSGKHNNWSISTDTGVNLLSPGETPYENAQFLLFLAAVIKAVDDYQDLLRLSVATAGNDHRLGANEAPPAIISIFLGDELTAILEAIENDKPYGGTAKEKMKLGVDVLPQFSKDTTDRNRTSPFAFTGNKFEFRMLGSSNSISCANIHLNAAVAEVLKQFADKLEGAKDFNKSLHDLIKKTIKEHKRIIFNGNGYDDAWVKEAEKRGLSNLRTTADCMPKICDKKNVEMLTSHGIFTEAEIYSRCDIMLENYVKSVNIEAQTMVDMARKEIIPAVAKFAADTASAVAVKKSVSKAACKYETKLVEELSVLIDAMDDATTKLEATVAKLKTIGDIKKESEFVRDKMIPAMDKLRAAADKAETITAEDYYPFPAYDKLLFGV encoded by the coding sequence ATGGAAAAGGTAACAGAATATTTTGGTTCAATGGTATTCGACGAGAGAGTCATGAAAGCTACTCTCTCCGAGAAAGTTTATAAATCACTGAAAAGAACGATAGACAGGGGTACTCCCCTTGATATCTCAGTTGCAAACGCTGTAGCAGCTGCTATGAAGGACTGGGCTATCGAAAAGGGCGCTACTCACTATACACACTGGTTCCAGCCAATGACAGGCGTTACTGCCGAGAAGCACGACAGCTTTATTACTCCGGCTCCCGACGGAAGAGTTATCATGGAATTCTCGGGCAAGGAGCTGGTCAAGGGCGAGCCCGATGCTTCTTCCTTTCCGTCAGGCGGACTCCGTGCAACCTTTGAGGCTCGCGGCTATACGGCATGGGACCCTACCTCATATGCATTCATCAAGGACGGCACACTTTACATTCCAACTGCATTCTGCTCATACACAGGTGAAGCACTGGATAAGAAAGTACCGCTTCTCCGTTCCATGGAAGCCCTCAACAAGCAGGCAATGCGTGTGCTGAAGCTCTTTGGCAACGAAAGCGTAAGAAGCGTCCGCACATCAGTAGGTCCCGAGCAGGAGTATTTCCTTGTTGACCGCGAGATGTGGAAAAAACGTAAAGACCTTATCATGACAGGACGTACACTTTTCGGCGCAATGCCTCCAAAGGGACAGGAAATGGAGGATCACTACTTCGGCTCTATCAAGTCAAGAGTTTCCGAGTACATGGCTGACCTTGACAAGGAGCTGTGGAAGCTCGGTATCCTCGCTAAAACAAAGCATAACGAGGTAGCTCCAGCACAGCACGAGCTTGCTCCTATATACAAGACCACAAACATTGCTGCTGACCACAATCAGCTCACAATGGAAGTAATGAAGAAAGTGGCAGAGCGCCACGGACTTGTTTGCCTGCTTCACGAAAAGCCTTTTGAGGGCGTAAACGGCTCGGGCAAGCACAACAACTGGTCTATCTCCACTGATACAGGCGTGAACCTGCTCTCTCCCGGTGAAACTCCCTACGAGAATGCACAGTTCCTGCTCTTCCTTGCAGCAGTTATCAAGGCTGTTGACGACTATCAGGATCTGCTGAGACTTTCAGTTGCTACCGCAGGCAACGATCACCGTCTCGGCGCAAATGAAGCTCCCCCCGCTATCATCTCTATCTTCTTAGGGGACGAGCTCACAGCTATTCTCGAAGCTATCGAGAACGACAAGCCCTACGGCGGTACTGCCAAGGAGAAGATGAAGCTGGGCGTTGATGTTCTTCCTCAGTTCAGCAAGGACACCACAGACCGTAATCGTACATCTCCTTTCGCATTCACAGGCAACAAGTTTGAGTTCCGTATGCTTGGTTCCTCCAACAGTATCTCCTGCGCAAACATTCACCTCAATGCTGCTGTTGCAGAGGTATTAAAGCAGTTTGCCGACAAGCTTGAGGGCGCCAAGGACTTCAACAAGTCACTCCACGACCTTATCAAGAAGACTATCAAGGAGCACAAGCGCATAATCTTCAACGGCAACGGCTATGACGACGCATGGGTAAAGGAAGCTGAAAAGCGCGGACTTTCCAACCTGAGAACTACAGCCGACTGTATGCCTAAGATATGCGACAAGAAGAACGTTGAAATGCTCACCTCCCACGGTATCTTCACCGAGGCTGAGATCTACTCACGCTGCGACATCATGCTTGAAAACTATGTCAAGTCCGTAAACATCGAGGCTCAGACAATGGTGGATATGGCTCGCAAGGAGATAATCCCTGCCGTTGCAAAGTTCGCCGCTGATACAGCTTCCGCAGTTGCAGTGAAGAAGAGCGTTTCCAAGGCTGCCTGCAAGTACGAGACAAAGCTGGTCGAGGAGCTGTCAGTCCTCATTGACGCAATGGACGATGCAACAACAAAGCTTGAAGCAACAGTTGCTAAGCTTAAAACTATCGGCGATATCAAAAAGGAGTCCGAATTCGTTCGTGACAAGATGATACCTGCAATGGATAAGCTCCGTGCAGCTGCCGACAAGGCTGAGACGATCACAGCTGAGGACTACTACCCATTCCCGGCATACGACAAACTTCTTTTCGGAGTGTGA